The genome window AATCCGAACTTACACCGTTTGAAACGGTGATTTGTCCCGTTTTTAAAAATGACCCGTTGCTTTCGTTGTTGCTTGCGCAGGAACTGAGCAAAGCGCAAAAGAAGCTTTCGGGACTGCAAAACGGAAAAAACGATGCAAAGGCAGAATGTGATGCCTTGCGTGCATTGATAAAGGAATTGGAAAATTATGAAACTAACTGAAATCTTAGAAATTTTAGAAGCCTTTGCGCCTGCTGAAACCGCAGAAGAGTGGGACAACGTAGGTTTACTGATTGACAGAGAGGGCGACGAAATTCAAAAAATACTGGTGTGCTTAGACTTTACGGCAGATGTACTGGAGCAGGCAATAGAGGGTGGCTTTCAGATGATTGTAACCCATCACCCCGTTATTTTTAAACCTCTTTCAAAGCTTAACAACCCGACGCTTTTAAAGGCGATACGCAAAAACATCTGTGTATACTCGGGTCACACCAATATCGATGTGGCAGCAGGTGGTGTAAACGACGTGCTGGCACAAAAATTAGAGCTTGTAAATGTGACGGCAGACGGTATTTTGCGTGTTGGTGAATTGAAAGAACCCCTTTCCGAAACCGAATTTGCAAAACACGTTTGTAAAATGTTGGATGTGCCTGCAGTGCGCACCGTACCTTTGAAAAAACAAATCAAAAAGGTAGGACTTGTGGGTGGCGCCGGCGGTGACTTTTTGGAAAACGCAAAGCTTTTAAATTGTGATGCGTATGTTACAGGTGAGGTTTCCTACCACACCGCGCAGGCAGCAGAAAATATGGATTTGTTTTTGGTTTGTGCAGGGCATTTTGAAACCGAAGCACCTGTTGCAGAGGCGTTAACAAAGCTTTTGAATCAAAAATTAACCGATGCAAAAGCGGAATGTGCCGTATTGCAAAATCCGTTTTTGGTTACAACTGAATAAGACTGAATATGAGCAGGTCAGACGATCGCGGGTACAAAGCCGAAAGGCTGTACATGAGGAAAGTCCGGGCTCCGCAGGGCAGGGTGCCGGGTAACTCCCGGTAGAGGCGACTCTCAGGATAGTGCAACAGAAAATAAACCGCTGTATTTTATACAGTAAGGGTGGAATAGTGAGGTAAGAGCTCACTGGGAAGCAGGTAACTGCTTCTTTCGTGTAAACCCCACTTGGAGCAACACCGCATTAAGAAGAATACATTGGCCCGATGCTTCTTGGGTAGGTGGCTTGAGCGGTGCAGAGATGCATCGCCTAGATAGATGATCGTTTAATACAGAACCCGGCTTACAGATCGGCTCATTTTCATATATCATAAAACCCACCTTGAACGGTGGGTTTTATGTCTTGACAAACCTTTTAAAAAGAGGTATAATAAATTATTATTATAGTTTAAAGGAGAGTTTTTTATGGAACAGAACGAATTGCAGATATTGCGTCACACAGCATCCCATGTTCTGGC of Clostridia bacterium contains these proteins:
- a CDS encoding Nif3-like dinuclear metal center hexameric protein encodes the protein MKLTEILEILEAFAPAETAEEWDNVGLLIDREGDEIQKILVCLDFTADVLEQAIEGGFQMIVTHHPVIFKPLSKLNNPTLLKAIRKNICVYSGHTNIDVAAGGVNDVLAQKLELVNVTADGILRVGELKEPLSETEFAKHVCKMLDVPAVRTVPLKKQIKKVGLVGGAGGDFLENAKLLNCDAYVTGEVSYHTAQAAENMDLFLVCAGHFETEAPVAEALTKLLNQKLTDAKAECAVLQNPFLVTTE